Part of the Bacillota bacterium genome, CGTCTCGACCCTACGGTTCGAGCTGCTTGGGTAAAACATTACTGCTCTCTTGGTCCTAGTTTGTCACGGAAAGGGGAGAATATACCCGCTGGTACTTGGTATATTATACCAGAAAGCAAACGCCATTTTGACTGACAGACAAAAAAACAGCACCTGACAAGGTGCTAGACAAAAAAATGGTACCCCCAACCGGATTTGAACCGGTGCCTTCGCCGTGAAAGGGCGGTGTCCTGGGCCGCTAGACGATGGGGGCACGCTTTAATGAGTTTGCTCTTTGCTCAGCGAGGGCCGAGCCCACGCATGATATTATCTTATTTTCTTCTTGATGTCAATACCCTGTAGTCAAGAAAACCTGACGCCAGGTTCGACAGGCGGGAAATATCCCGCAAACGTTGTTAATCATATCAGGTTTCGGATTGGTTGTCAACTGGTACAAGCCATAAACTCAGAGAGTTGGAGGCCCAGTGGACGACAACTCCCGATTTGGAACGGCATAGTTCCGCTCAGTTTTCCGCTCTTGTTTCGTCTTTCTTTGCTGGTCCAGGGTAGAATAGGAATGCTTTCCCTTTTCCTTGACAATAGGGTAGGGGGGTATGGTATATTCGAGACACAGAAGGAGGCGATGCCGATGGAGGATATGAGACATACTCCAGCTTGCGATAAATGTCGGGTGTGGACCGATGAAGAATTGTTGAAAGATCTCACCGTCCGCTTGAATCGCATTGAAGGTCAGATCCGGGGGATCAACCGAATGCTAAACGAAGGCGTCTATTGCAACGATGTGTTGGTGCAGATCGCTTCCGCCCAATCCGCTTTGCAGAGCGTGACAAAGCTGCTTTTGAAACAACACATGAAGTCCTGCGTTCTTGAACGGTTGAAAGCCGGGGAAGAACAGGTAATTGATGAGCTACTGCACACGATTTTCAAGTTGCGGTAGAAACAGGAGGCGATACCATGGCTCAGAGTACTAAGGCACTTAGTGTGCTCAGACTGTCCATTGGTGGTATGAAGTGTGCCGGTTGTGTTGCGGGAATAGAAGAATACCTGAAACACAAACCTGGTGTTGTGGAAGTGCAGATCAATCTGGTCACCGAGGAAGGGACCATCACCTACGATGATACAGTGATTAGCGCCGGTGAACTTGTAAAGACGGTGGAGGAACTGGGTTACCAGGTGGGTACAAAACGGGTTGAGCTCGCGATTGAAGGCATGTCCTGCGCCTCTTGTTCCGGGAAGGTGGAGTCTCACCTCAACAGCTTGTCTGGGGTGAAGAAGGCCACCGTTAATCTGGCCACCGGCAAAGGTTTTGTGGAGTATTTTTCCGGTGTGCTTACCCCGGAAGAAATCCGGGCGGAAGTAGAAGGGCTTGGCTATCCTGCCACCATCCTCCAGGGGGCTGGCGACTATGAGCAACGGAAACAGGCCCGGGAGGCAGAGATCCGGAAGCAGTGGTTGCGCTTTTTGGGTGCACTGCTTTTATCCCTTCCCTTGATTGTGATTCACTTGATGCATATGCTCGGGATGACGGCAGCGGTCTTAGACCCGTGGATCCAGTTCTTGTTGGCCACCCCGGTGCAGTTTGTGGCCGGCTGGCCCTTTTACCGTGGTTCCTACCACGCTTTGAAGGCTGGTAGCCCTAATATGGATGTACTGATTGCCCTTGGGACTTCCGCCGCATACTTCTACAGTGTGGCTGCCCTTTTTGCCGGTTGGGAGACTTTATATTTTGAATCGGCAGCGGTATTGATCACCATCATTCTCCTGGGGCGGGTATTGGAAGCGGTGGCCAAAGGGCGTACTTCCCAGGCCATTGAGAAACTGATGGATCTGCAGGTCAAAACCGCCTCGGTGCTCTACAACGGCGAGGAAAAACAGGTGCCGGTGGAAGAATTAGTGGTGGGGGACATTGTGCTGGTGCGTCCCGGGGAAAGGATCCCTGTGGATGGGGTTATCGTAGAGGGCAGAACTAGTGTTGATGAATCGATGCTCACTGGGGAGAGTATTCCCGTAGAGAAGAATCCCGGCGACGAAGTGGTGGGAGCCACCATCAACAAACAAGGCAGTTTCACCTTCCGGGTTACTAGGGTGGGTGAGGATACGGTTCTGTCCCAGATTATCCGTCTGGTGGAGGAAGCCCAAGGTTCCAAGGCTCCGATTCAGCGCTTGGCTGATCAAGTGTCCCGGTATTTTGTACCCGGGGCCATCGTCCTGGCTGTGCTGACTTTCCTTGGTTGGTATCCCTTTGTTGGTTTTACTGAAGCGCTTCTGCACATGACTACGGTTTTGGTGGTGGCGTGCCCCTGTGCCATGGGATTGGCCACACCTACAGCCATCATGGTGGGAACAGGTCTCGGTGCCGAAGTGGGGATCTTGATCCGGGGTGGTGAGCACCTGGAGCGGATGGGTAAAGTGGATACGGTGGTCTTAGACAAAACCGGTACCATTACCGAAGGCTCTCCCACCGTTACCGACGTGATAGTGTTTCCGCCGCATGATGAAAAAGAGGTCTTAGGCTACGTGGGTGCCGCGGAAAAACTGTCCGAACATCCGCTGGCTGAAGCCATTGTCAATTACGCGGTGGAGATTGGGGCAAGTTTCCCTTCCATTGAAGATTTCGAAGCCATTCCCGGTAAGGGAATTCGCTTCAGTGTGCAGGATGTTCTCTGGTACGTGGGTAATGAGCGCTTGATGACAGAACAACAGGTTGAATTTGACTATTCCCTGGTCCAGCGTCTGGAAGATGAGGGCAAGACGGTGGTGTTGGTGGCTAACCGGGACCGGGCCATTGGCGTGCTGGCCGTGGCGGACAGAATCAAAGAATCGGCACCGGAGGCCATTCGGGAACTTGCCCGGATGGGCATCGATGTGTACATGCTCACCGGAGATCGGGAGCGGACCGCCCGGGCCATTGCGTCACAAGTAGGTATTCAACATGTAGTGGCCCAAGTGCTGCCTGAAGACAAGGCAGTCCAGGTGAACCAACTGAAGGATCAAGGCCGGGTGGTGGCCATGGTGGGAGACGGGATCAATGACGCCCCGGCCCTGGCCTCGGCCGATGTGGGGTTGGCTGTTGGCACGGGCACCGATATTGCTATCGAAAGTGCCTCCATCACCCTAACCCGAGGGGATTTGCGAGCCATTCCGGCCGCGGTGCGGTTATCCCGGCAGACCTTGCGTAAGATCAAGCAAAACCTGTTTTGGGCCGTGGTTTACAACACAGCCGTGATTCCCTTGGCAATCTTCGGTGTGTTCACACCGGTGATTGGGGGTGCCGCCATGGCTCTGAGTTCCATTTCGGTGGTGGCCAACTCCCTGCTCCTAAGACGGTTCGATCCCTTTGCTTTCTAAACACTAACCCAAAGGGTTCCCGAACGGAACTAGGCTCTGTTCGGGAACCTTCCTTCAAAGCTTGACAAGATCTTCGATCCCGTTCGCACGTTTTGTCGCTGGCAGATCTCAATAGACTCTTGACTTGGGATTCTAGGGGAGCTATAATGTTAACACAAGGCGGGCGCGTAGCTCAGCGGGAGAGCGCTGCACTCACATTGCAGAGGTCGCTGGTTCGAAACCAGCCGTGCCCACCATTATTTATTTTGAGCGGGCGTAGCTCAGTTGGTAGAGCATCAGCTTCCCAAGCTGAGGGCCGCGGGTTCGAGCCCCGTCGCCCGCTCCAGCTGTGCCGGCGTAGCTCAATGGTAGAGCAGCTGAATCGTAATCAGCAGGTTGTAGGTTCAAGTCCTATCGCCGGCTCCAGATAAAACCCCGATTCTACAGGGGTTTTCTTTTTTTGTCCTGAAAGGGAGAAAGAAGAATCAGCCGGTCATTTGGCCGAAATCGGTTGAGCAGGACCAGTCCAATTGACAGTTGTTGTGGAGACGATTGCACAGGTCCTTCTGAGTGCCCAACGTCTTCGTTGGAGGAATATAATGGATCCCGACATTCCTTGCAAGAATGCGGAGGGCCTTGCGAATATAGCCAATGTCTGGTACATTCCCCGTTCGATCAGTCACCACAAGATTAGTCCCAACATTGTACCCTCTAATATCTCTTTCTCTGCCTTGTGTCGGGCTAGGGCCGCCACAGAAACGGTGTGGTGGGTAGGCACCTCGAACGCCCCGTCTTGGTAACTCCAATGACGGAATTCTCCGGTGTGCGCTCCTTGACTGCGGCATCAATGATGATATCGTGGTGGTGCATTCGTTCCCAACGCAAAGCAAGTATCTCGCCGGGGCGTAAATCCAACTTTACTCCAAGTACCAATGAATATGTCGTAGAGGTTTCAAACGTCAAGCAGGAATACACCTTCTGCACATCGTCAAAACTCCAGACGTCTTTCCCTGTCTCGTCTAGGGCGTGACGTCACCTCCAATTTGCGGAAATCGAGTCGGTGGCATTTGTCTCGGTTTGCGCACCAGTTCAAGGACGCTTGTAAGGCTCTCTTGTTGTGTCGGTCAATTCTTGGGTTCCTTGCCAAGGCTTTTCGAAGGTGTAAGACGGTCAGGCCTTTACGGCGTTTAGTGCCTAGTTCCGGCAATAGTTCGTCTTCAAATCGTTGCCGGTAGAACCGAAGTTTATATGGCTTCTGTACTGGCTAATGTGTTCGCGTAGGCCTCTTGTACTGTCTGGTAGTTGGTGTCGGCATCCTGGGGCCATTGACGCTGACGGCTACCAATGCGGACGAAGTTGGTGCAGGTCCTCAGATACCAAGCGCGGAGTACTACTACTCACTGGCTAAGGCGCGAAAAGAATCCCGGGTCTTCTTGTTAGGGTGGCTGAACAGGGCCTATTCCTGATGGGGAGGTTTAACCCATGGAACAGTTCCTTGAGTTTCTATTCACGTTCCAGGTGTTAGGCGTTCTAGCTTTTGTTGCTTTTTTCGCCTTGTTTTTCTCATGTGGTTCCTGGTGGAAAAGACGGGTATGCTGGTTGGGCTGAAAGGCTACGAGAAGCTATCCTTGGCCATGGAGGTTTTCTCGGACAAGTTTTACGAAGCGTTTGGCCGAGAGCCCGCGCCTGGCGATGGGGGGTGGGAGGTCAAGGTGCTTAGGTGGCTATGTAGACTTGAAAGGAAGGACGACGTCCGGGTCCTTTTTTCGAGTCAGCTCGAAGAATCCGAAGGAGACCGCGGCCTAGCGGGCGATGTCCATGTCTACTGGGAGGGGCAATCGTGGACAAGTAGGGAGTGGGCCCAGTATCAGAGGGCCCTGCGACGAAACAAGGGCTGTTGGGAGGAGGAAGTCAGACGCTGGTGGAATAATAGGTCACGTCCATCCAGCATTTAATGTGAGATTGTTCCCTTCAAGTCAAGGGTCACGTCCCCATGGAAAGCCGAAGAGAGGCTTCGTAGGGGCCTTCTTAGATCTGTAGGTTGAGATGCCCTAGGGGCCGTCCTAGGCATTTCCCGCATGCAGAACGCTCCGGCGTCTTGGAGTTGTTGGAATGCAAAATGGTGGCCTATACAGGGGCTTGGACTCGCCTACTCAAATCTGCGTTTCCTGCAAAGAAACTGCTCGGAAAAATGGTTGTTTCGTGGATCACATAGTCATTGACGTAGCGGGTCCAATGCATTAGTATATAAGCATATGATTATATAAGGCGGTGGTTGCTATTACGGCATTAGTCGAAAGGTTGAAAGTCTTGGCAGATATTACCAGGCTGAGAATACTGAAGTTGCTTATCGGCAGGGAGTATTGTGTTTGTGAGTTGAGGGAGATCATCGATATCAGTCAGCCCGGGATATCGCAGCATTTGCGAAAGCTTAAAACAGCTGGCTTTGTAATTGAACGAAGAGAAGGCCAGTGGGTA contains:
- a CDS encoding metal-sensing transcriptional repressor, which codes for MEDMRHTPACDKCRVWTDEELLKDLTVRLNRIEGQIRGINRMLNEGVYCNDVLVQIASAQSALQSVTKLLLKQHMKSCVLERLKAGEEQVIDELLHTIFKLR
- a CDS encoding copper-translocating P-type ATPase — protein: MAQSTKALSVLRLSIGGMKCAGCVAGIEEYLKHKPGVVEVQINLVTEEGTITYDDTVISAGELVKTVEELGYQVGTKRVELAIEGMSCASCSGKVESHLNSLSGVKKATVNLATGKGFVEYFSGVLTPEEIRAEVEGLGYPATILQGAGDYEQRKQAREAEIRKQWLRFLGALLLSLPLIVIHLMHMLGMTAAVLDPWIQFLLATPVQFVAGWPFYRGSYHALKAGSPNMDVLIALGTSAAYFYSVAALFAGWETLYFESAAVLITIILLGRVLEAVAKGRTSQAIEKLMDLQVKTASVLYNGEEKQVPVEELVVGDIVLVRPGERIPVDGVIVEGRTSVDESMLTGESIPVEKNPGDEVVGATINKQGSFTFRVTRVGEDTVLSQIIRLVEEAQGSKAPIQRLADQVSRYFVPGAIVLAVLTFLGWYPFVGFTEALLHMTTVLVVACPCAMGLATPTAIMVGTGLGAEVGILIRGGEHLERMGKVDTVVLDKTGTITEGSPTVTDVIVFPPHDEKEVLGYVGAAEKLSEHPLAEAIVNYAVEIGASFPSIEDFEAIPGKGIRFSVQDVLWYVGNERLMTEQQVEFDYSLVQRLEDEGKTVVLVANRDRAIGVLAVADRIKESAPEAIRELARMGIDVYMLTGDRERTARAIASQVGIQHVVAQVLPEDKAVQVNQLKDQGRVVAMVGDGINDAPALASADVGLAVGTGTDIAIESASITLTRGDLRAIPAAVRLSRQTLRKIKQNLFWAVVYNTAVIPLAIFGVFTPVIGGAAMALSSISVVANSLLLRRFDPFAF
- a CDS encoding winged helix-turn-helix transcriptional regulator → MVAITALVERLKVLADITRLRILKLLIGREYCVCELREIIDISQPGISQHLRKLKTAGFVIERREGQWVYYKADEGALRGFQADLSRFLSADLASIPEMAKELEKAQHLDENPVVIACKSGSTGSC